GTGGGGCTCGCGGGTGATCAGGTGGATCTCCGCGGAGCCCGCTTTATCGATTCGCGCCTGACGCAGTGGGCAGTGCCTGTGTTGTCGGCCCCGGGGAGTACCTGGCGCGATGCCGAATTGCAGGAGTCACGAGTTGGCGCGCTCGACATGAGTGACGCGGAGGTGCGGCGGGTCACGATTTCTGGGGCAAAGGTCGGGTGGATCAATCTGCGGGGCTCGGTTGTTCATGATGTGGTGTTTCGTGACTGCACGTTCGACGAGGTCGATCTCGGCGGTGCGAAGATTTCGAGGGTGGCCTTTGTTGACTGTGTGACCGAGAAGCTGTCGCTCACACAGGCTCGCGGAGAGGCGCTCGACCTGCGTGGCCTCGAGTTTCACGCGCTTGAAGGCTTTGAGGGGCTTCGTGGTGCAGTTATGACGAGTGAGCAGGTTGCATTCATGGCTGACGCGTTCGCATCTCACTTTGGAGTAGTTGTCGAGGGGTAGCCGCCGTGGCTGGGCGGGAATAGTCTCGGGTGAACATTGGTTCTGGTGATTGATACCCCTGGGGGGTATGTTTAGAGTGATCCAGAAGCAACCCGAGGGGAGTCAGGATGGACAACCAGCAGAACCACCCGACGAAGCACATCGATCATGTGGACCACGCCCAGCACGCCGACGATACGCCGCACACCCACGAAGCGGGGCACGCGAGCGGAGAGAATGGTGCGCATGCTGGTCACGAAGGCCATGAACGTTCTCGCGACCACGCAGGCCATGACGCGCACGCCGGCCACAGCGGCCAGGGCGGCCACGAGAGCCACGACGGACATGCAGGCCACGGCGGCCACGAGGGGCACGTTGCGCAGTACCGGCGCATGTTCTGGATCATGCTTGTGCTTGCGATCCCGACAGTCGCGCTGTCAGGCATGTTCGCCTCGATCGTTGGGTACAGCCTCCCCGAAGTGACGTGGCTGGCTTGGGTGTCGCCGATCCTGGGCACCATCATGTACGTGTGGGGCGGCAAGCCGTTCCTCACCGGAGCAGTAGATGAGATCAAGGCTCGCAAGCCCGGAATGATGCTCCTGATCGCGCTCGCAATCACTGTGGCGTTCCTCGCCTCTTGGGCTGCGAGCCTTGGCATCGTTCACCACGAGCTCGACTTCTGGTGGGAGCTCGCCCTCCTCGTCGTGATTATGCTGCTCGGCCACTGGATCGAGATGCGCTCCCTCGCGCAGACGACGTCGGCGCTCGATTCACTCGCCGCGCTGTTGCCGGATGAGGCTGAGCGTGTCGAGGGGGACGAGATCGTCACGGTGTCGCCGAGCGCGCTCCGCGTCGGCGATGTGGTCGTCGTGCGGCCCGGCGGCAGCGTCCCCGCGGACGGTCGAGTTGTCGATGGGCGGGCATCGTTTGACGAGTCGATGGTTACTGGTGAATCTCGCACAGTAGGCCGCGGCGTCGGCGAGCACGTGTCGGCTGGCACCGTGGCGACTGACTCCGGTGTGCGGATCGAGGTCACGGCGATCGGCGACGATACCGCCCTCGCCGGGATCCAGCGCCTCGTCACGGAGGCGCAGAACTCATCGTCGCGCGCCCAGCGGCTCGCAGATACCGCCGCGGGCTGGCTCTTTTGGTTCGCGCTCGCCGCTGCCGTCGTCACGGCGATCGTGTGGACGCTCGTCGGCAACCCGGACGACGCTGTGGTTCGCACGATTACCGTGCTTGTGATCGCCTGCCCGCATGCGCTTGGCCTCGCGATCCCGCTCGTCGTCTCAATCGCGACTGAGCGTTCGGCTCGCGCCGGAATCCTCGTGAAGGATCGCCTCGCGCTCGAGAGTATGCGCCTCGTGGATTCGGTGCTCTTTGATAAGACGGGCACACTCACGAAGGGCGAGCCGACAGTCACGAGCGTCGAGCCTGCGGGCGAATACGCGGCGGACGACGTCCTCGCCCTCGCCGCAGCCGCGGAGGGAGACAGTGAGCACCCGCTCGCTCAGGCCATCGTGCGAGCTGCGCGCGATCGGGGGCTCGACGTACCCGCCGCTGCCGATTTCTCGTCCTCTCCGGCGGTTGGCGTGACCGCGACGGTGGGCGGTTCTGTCGTGCGTGTTGGTGGGCCGTACATGCTGCAGGAAGAGGGTGAGCGCGAGCTCGACGTTGCCGAGGAATGGCGGAGCCGCGGCGCAATCATTCTTCATGTGCTGCGCGGCGGTGAGGTGATTGGTGCCCTTGCGTTGAGCGACGAGATTCGCGCGGAGTCGCGTGACGCGGTTCGTGCCCTGCATAAGCTCGGGGTCGAAGTTGTTATGATCACGGGCGATGCTGAGGCGGTTGCGAACACCGTCGCCGACGAGCTCGGGATTGACAGGGTGCTCGCCGGGGTCCGACCCGAAGACAAGGCCGCTGAGGTGCTCAAGCTGCAAGGCGAAGGCAAGCGTGTTGCGATGGTCGGCGACGGCGTGAACGATGCGCCGGCGCTCGCGCAGGCAGATGTTGGGCTCGCGATCGGCGCCGGTACCGATGTCGCGATCGCATCGGCCGGCGTGATCCTCGCAAGTGACGACCCGCGTTCGGTCGTGTCAGTGATCGAGCTGTCGAAGGCCACCTACCGGAAGATGCGACAGAACCTCTGGTGGGCGGCAGGCTACAACCTCCTATCGGTGCCGCTTGCTGCAGGGGTGCTCGCGCCAATCGGGTTCGTGCTGCCAATGTCGGTCGGCGCGATATTGATGTCGCTTTCCACAGTCGTGGTCGCGCTGAACGCGCAACTGTTGCGCAGGCTCGACCTTCGGCCAGAGGTCACAACGCAACGAGTGCTTCAAAGCTGACAAACGCGTGTGCCACCGGTAGTCTCGGTGGCACACGTAAAGTCTGTTTCTGCGGGTCGGGGGGCCTGCGAGGACGCAGACGGCAGAAGGGGGAGTGCCGTGCCAGAACTCGGCCAAGGCGAGCGGGAGATCGAGCTTGCCGATCAACTGACGTTTCAGCTCTACGCAGCGTCGCGGGCGATGGTCGCCGCGTACCGGAAAGAACTGCAACCGTTCAACCTGACCTACACGCAGTATCTGACGATGCGGGCGGTCTGGAGCGGCGACGGGAGGCCGGTGACTGAGTTGTGTGCTGAACTTGAGCTCGACTCGGGCACAATCTCGCCGCTGCTCACACGGCTCGAATCCGGCGGTTTTATCTCGCGCGAGCGTGTGGGGAACGACGGCCGCCAGGTGCGAGTGTTCTGCACCGAGCTTGGTCGTCACCTGCAGGCGCAGCTCATGCACCTGCCTGGCAGCGTCGCTGAGGCCTCCGCGATTAGTGAGCCCGAGATTGAGCGTCTCTGTGGCATGCTCGGCTCGCTGCGGGAGGCTGTTCGCGGGGGCGTTTAGCGCGCCTTGCCCCGCTAGTTGGGTGGCTCGATGCCGTCCACGTAGAACCAATTGCCGTGCTCGCGCGCGAAGCGACTGCGCTCGCGCTGCTCAAAGCGCCCCTCCGGGGTTCTGCCGATGGCGGAAAACGTAACGTACCCCGTGTCGTCAAACGGTCCGCCAAGCTCGGCCTCTTCGACGATGAGTCGCAGCCACCGTGTGGTCCCATCGAGCTCAAGCTCTCTCGGTCTCGTGCCCGGATGCCAGGTGCGCAACAGATACGCCTCGTCGCCGATGGCGAACGCACTGTATCGGGACCGCATGAGCTGGGCGGCGGTGGGGGCTGGGCTCCCGCCATGGATGGGGCCACAGCACTTCAGATAGGGGTCGCCAAAGCCGCACGGGCAGGGGGCTGATGGGTTGAGCGCGGTCACGGTTCCACGCTACCCGCAACGCGGCTTGCAATCTGTACCACTGTCGTAATACAGTGGTACATGACGGGTGCTAGCCCCGTCGAAGGAAGGATCACAGCATGCAACTCGACGATTCCCGGCCCATTTGGGCGCAGCTCGTCGACGAGTTCAGGCGACGGATCGCCTCGGGGGAATGGCCGACGGGCCTCAAAGTTCCTTCGGTGCGCGAACTCGCACTCGAACTCGGGGTGAACCCAAACACCGTGCAGAAGGCGCTCGGCGAGGTCGACAGGCTCGGCCTCACACTCGCCGAACGAACGGCGGGCAGATTCGTGACCCGCGACGAGGTCGCCATCGCCAGTGCGCGTACCGCGCTCGCCGCAGCCCAGGCAACCGCGTTCGTCGCGACCGCCAAGGGCCTCGGCATGACACTTCCTGAGACTGTGCAACTGCTTGAACAACGCTGGGCGGAAGCCTCCGACGCAGCGCAGACCGAAAGGACACCCGATGAGTGAGCACCATCTGCCACCGTCGTCACCCGCGATCGAGGTGAGGGGCCTCTCAAAGGCATACCGCGGCCGTCCGGCGCTTGCCGGCCTCGACCTGAGCCTGCAGCCCGGCCAGATTGTCGGACTTATGGGCGACAATGGCTCCGGCAAGACTACGCTGTTGAAGATCCTTGCTGGGGTCCTCGCCGAGTGGGAGGGTGGTGTGCAGATCGCGGGAAGTGAGCCCGGCGCGGCGTCCAAGGCGCTCGTGTCCTTCCTGCCAGACGCGTCGTTCCTGCCCGACGCCCACAAACCCGCCGACTCAATCGCTCAATACGCGAGGTTCTTCGAAGACTTTGACACCTCTCAGGCGCGCGAGATGGTCGACTTCTTCGGCCTCCCGTGGGACCGAAGCCTGAAAGAGATGTCGAAAGGCATGCGGGAGAAACTCCAGATCTCGCTCGCGATGAGTCGCCGAGCGCGTGTGTACCTTCTCGATGAGCCGATCTCGGGCGTCGACCCGGCGTCGCGCGATGTGATCCTGCGCGGGATCCTCTCGAACTTCGCTGACGACGCGCTCATGCTCGTCTCCACCCACCTCATCCAAGATGTCGAGTCGATCGTCGACTCGGTTGTGTTTCTTCGGGGAGGCAAAGTGCTTCTCCAGGGCGCCGCAGACGACCTCCGCGAAGAACACGGCGTGAGCCTCGACGCGCTCTTCAGAAAGGTGTACGCAGCATGATCGCCAAGCTGTTGAGCCAGGAATTCATTACAACCCGCAAGACACTCCTGACCACAGTCGGAATACTGCTCATCGTGATCCTGATGGGGTACGCGATCGCGATCTTGCGCGTACCCGTTCTCGACGGGCTCGGGCTCGGCGCGGGCATAGCCGGAACGATCGCGCTCACGCCTGTCGTGCTGGCGGTGCTCGTCGCGAGCTATTGGCGCACAATGTACGGCGCGCAGGGCTACTTCACGATGACTCTGCCGGTGAGGGGCAGAACAATCTTTGCGGCAAAGGTGCTCTACGGCATCCTCGTCTCGTTTGTCGCAGCCGCGCTGACTGCCGCCCTGCTCGCACTCGCGGCGGTTGCCCTCGCAGTGTCGAAGGGCGTCGCGCCGGCAGACTTCATCCGTGAACTGCTCACGACAGTCGACCCAGGGCTCGCCTGGTTCGTAGTGGTCGCGCTGCTCATGCAGCTCGTATTCGCAGTGATAGCCGGCGCCGCGCTCATGTCAATTGGCGCCGAGGGCCGTTTCAACCACCTGGGGTTCGCAGCCCCAGTGATCTTCACCGTGGTGCTCTACTTCGTGATGCAGCTACTCGGGCTCGCGGCGATGTTGTTCATACCGTTCGGCATCCGAATCGGCGGCCCAGACGCGGGCACGTTCGTCGCGCAAGGAATGTTCCAGGACTTCCTCGCAGCGCTGAAACCTGGAGACCCGGCGGGAGCCGACCCGAGCGTCCTCGGCCTCGGAGTGCTCTTCATCTCGCTCGTGCTCGGCGTGGTGCTTGCCTGGTGGGGCGCGCTTTCGGTCGACCGACGGACATCCCTCCGCTAACGCACGACCTGCAGCTCGTGCCGTACGGCGCCCCTGATCTCAGTGAACTCGGGCGCCGTACCTGCATTCTCGATGCCGTACACCGGCGGAACCGGGAGCGAGTTGTAGTGAAACGGGTTGCTCGCGTAGTAGGCGCCGGTGTCAAGAAGCGCAACGAGGTCGCCGGGTTCAAGAAGCGGAAGCTCGCGGCCGCGAGCAACGAGGTCGCCCGCAAAACAGCACGGACCAGCGACGTCCTGCACCTCTGTGATAGCTGTCGGCTTCGAACCGCCCGCGCTATCGAACCCCTCAACCCGAAGCGGCCACGCATCGGGCATGAACACTGTGCGGGTCGCGACCTGTGCACCCGCGTGAGTGATCGCCACCCTGCGGCCACCAACCTGCTTCGTGTACTCGACATACGTTGCGATGAAGCCATGCTTCGCGAGGATACTCCTACCGAACTCGGTGACAATCTCATAGTCGCCAGAGAACAGTCGCGGGGCGCCCTCTTCGAGCGCGGCGACGTAGTCGTCGAACGCCGAGAGTGGATTGTCAGTTGCAAAGTCGACGGGAAGACCGCCGCCGATGTCTAGGGTTCTGATTTGTGCATGCCCGGCACGCGCGTTCACCTCGTCGGCGAAGCGGACGAGCTCGTTCACGCCCTCGGCGATGAGCTCGAGCGGGCAGCCCTGCGATCCGACGTGCGTGTGAGCCCTCCGTAGCCACGGTGAGGCAAGGTATGCCTCGATGAGCTGCTCGCGCATTCCAGGGTCGCGAAGCGGCACACCAAACTTCGAGTGTGCACTTGCCGTGCTCATTGCGGCGATCGAGCCCGCCCCCACCTGCGGATTCAGGCGGATTCCGATCTCTGAATCTGATCCGGCGTCCGCGAGTAGCGCCCTGACGCGTGCGAGCTCCTGGAAGTTGTCGACATTGAGCGCTGCGCCAAGCCCGAGCGCCCTGCGCAGCTCACCCCACGACTTCGCGGGGGAATCAAACACGAGCTTGTCAGGAGTGATTCCGGCCGCCAGCGCAGCGCTCAACTCGCCATCGCTCGCGACCTCGGCTCCCATGCCAAGCTCCCCGAGCCGAGCAAGTACGGGCACAAGCGGATTCGCCTTCACCGCGAACGCGTGGAGTACCGGGATGTCCCGTGGGAAGGCGCCAAGCAGGTGCTCCACGTTGAGCTGCACGCGCTCCCAGTCGAGGAACGCCACGAGTGGCGAGTGCTCTTCGTGGAGCAGCCCCTGGGCACGGGCAGCGGTGAGGATCTGTGATCGCCGGGCTGAATCGTTCATGGTTGTCGGTATCTGCGCTCTCGTGCTCGCGGTTGTGGTGCGGAAAGCGGTCGTGTGACCCCGCCCGTCAGACCAGGCTAGGAATGAAATGCACACGGCGGATCCGTCTCACAGGATGAATTCTCGTCGCATACTCGTGTCCACCGGATGAACACCGACGAGGCTCCTCCTCGTAGGGTGAAACCAAGACGGCCGGACTGCACACCTGCAGCGCGTTGAAGCCGAAAGGGGGCGCTGGATCTGTGCAGACTCATCACCAGGTTCGTGCCCCTGCCATCGCTGCCCGCGGTACGCGTCGCCGCGACCTCACCCCGGATCGTGAGGGGGCGCTGGCCGAGCCGACAAAGATCGTGCTCGTCGAGGACCACCCGATCGTGCGGCTTGGTGTTGCCACTGTGCTCGGAGCACGCGACGACCTCACGGTCGTCGCTGAAGCTGCCAACTCGGCCGCTGCGCTCGCCGCCGTCGCAGACACCTCGCCGGGGCTTGTGATCTTGCCACTTCGGCTTGGCGGAGTGAACGGCGGACTCGAACTCTGCCGCGCGCTTAAGTCCACCGAGCGGGGCCCACGCGTGATGATGTACACGTCGTACACACACCACACGGACGCGACACTCGCGTTCCTCTCGGGCGCTGACAGCTTTCTCACGAAGGATCACCCCGAGGGGCGGCTGGTCGAGACTGTGAGAGCGACTGCGCGTGGCAACCGTGTGTGGCTTGTCGGGCCAGACGCCGAGGGAGAGACCCGAAGCATCGAAGCGCGGGTGCGGGGCGCCTCACTCACCCAACGCGAGCAGGAGGTGCTCGGATTCATGCTGCAGCGCTACACGAACCAGGAGATCGCGAAGGAGCTGTTTGTGGGGGTGCCGACGGTGAAGACGCACGTGTCGAACGTTCTGCAGAAGCTTGGCGTCAACAGCCGCAAAGCTCTCTTTGCGTGACCCAAGGCCCGGGGCCGGGCAGCCCTAGCTCTGCCGGGCGCCTCATAGTTCCGCCGGGCACCTCATAGCCCCGCGATCTGCACGTGCAATGCCCAATTCGGGCGAAACCGGCATTGGGTCTGCAGATTACATACGCTGTGGCTGTGGCTGTGGCTGTGGCTGTGGCTGTGGCTGTGGCTGTGGCTGTGGCTGTGGCTGTGGCTCGGTGGTGAGAGAGCTGTGGGGCGTCGCAGCGCCCCACAGCGACTACTCGGCGCGGCTGAAGACCGCGAGTGACTCGAAGTGGTGCGTGTGCGGGAAGATGTCGAAGGCGCGAAGCTCAAGCAGATCGTAACCAGAGTCGAGCAGTGACTTCGTGTCCCGAGACAGCGCAACAGGGTCACAGGCGACGTAGACAATGTTCGCGGGCGCAAGCTCGGCGAGCTGCTGAGTGACGTCTCCGCCCGCACCCGAGCGCGGCGGATCGAGCACAATAGTGCCGCGGCGTAGGCGATCGCGCACAGGCGCTGCCGCATCGAGGAGCTCGCGGAGATACTTGTCGACGCGAGCAGTCAGCGCGCGGGCCCCGACGATCTCGGAGAGGTTCTCAGCGGCGTTGTCTGTCGCATCGGGATCGGACTCGACCGAGGTGATCTTCAGCCCAGGCCCTGCAGCTTCGGCCACAGCGGCCGCGAGCAGGCCGGCGCCGCCATACAGGTCAAGGTTGCCGGCCGCGGGGTCGAACTGGCCCGCCTCGATGAGGTCGGAGATCGCGTCGTGCACCGCCCCGAAGAGCATCGCGGGTGCCTCGCGGTGCACCTGCCAGAAGCCACCGGCGCGTACGATGAAGCCGCGATCCTCGACGAGTTCGGCGACGAGATCCTTCTCTCCCCGACGCTCCTTCTGCCCGGTTTCGGTGATGAGCATGCGGGGGTCGTCGTTCGCGGGGTCGATAAGGTCGATCGTCTGCAGACCCTGCATTGCCTCAGTGAGCGGCGCAATCTGGTTGACGCCTGCAGTCGCGAGCGGCAGTGATGACACCGGGACGACTGTGCGGCTGCGAGCCGCGTAGGGGCCGACAGCACCGGTCTCGGGATCGACGTGGAGGCGAACGCGCGTGCGGTAGCCGAGGCCATTCGCCTCGTCGTCGCCGTCGGCCGGCTCGACGAGCTCCGCGAGGGTTTCCCGGAAGTCTTCGCCATCTTCGCCAGCGAGCTCGATGTCGCCGAAGCGCGCCATCGAGTCGACGAGAACTTCAGCCTTCAGTACGCGCTGGCGCGCGAGGTCGATGTGGCCAAACTCGGCGCCGCCAGCGCGCTCTGCCGGGTCACGCTCGAGCGAAGCCTCTGCCCACACGTGCTCGCGGCGATCTTCTGAAGCGTCGATGACGCGCGTGACGGCGGCACGGGCGAACGACTTCTTCTTCTGGTCGGTGACGCGCGCGAGCACGCGCTCGCCGGGGATCGCGTCGGCGAC
Above is a window of Leucobacter aridicollis DNA encoding:
- a CDS encoding pentapeptide repeat-containing protein, with protein sequence MVKRQVKHTPRVEPLVLAHLAPGIAADLTAGADVDGRRIEVDTVTDSLVGMTLMESEVVGLAGDQVDLRGARFIDSRLTQWAVPVLSAPGSTWRDAELQESRVGALDMSDAEVRRVTISGAKVGWINLRGSVVHDVVFRDCTFDEVDLGGAKISRVAFVDCVTEKLSLTQARGEALDLRGLEFHALEGFEGLRGAVMTSEQVAFMADAFASHFGVVVEG
- a CDS encoding heavy metal translocating P-type ATPase → MDNQQNHPTKHIDHVDHAQHADDTPHTHEAGHASGENGAHAGHEGHERSRDHAGHDAHAGHSGQGGHESHDGHAGHGGHEGHVAQYRRMFWIMLVLAIPTVALSGMFASIVGYSLPEVTWLAWVSPILGTIMYVWGGKPFLTGAVDEIKARKPGMMLLIALAITVAFLASWAASLGIVHHELDFWWELALLVVIMLLGHWIEMRSLAQTTSALDSLAALLPDEAERVEGDEIVTVSPSALRVGDVVVVRPGGSVPADGRVVDGRASFDESMVTGESRTVGRGVGEHVSAGTVATDSGVRIEVTAIGDDTALAGIQRLVTEAQNSSSRAQRLADTAAGWLFWFALAAAVVTAIVWTLVGNPDDAVVRTITVLVIACPHALGLAIPLVVSIATERSARAGILVKDRLALESMRLVDSVLFDKTGTLTKGEPTVTSVEPAGEYAADDVLALAAAAEGDSEHPLAQAIVRAARDRGLDVPAAADFSSSPAVGVTATVGGSVVRVGGPYMLQEEGERELDVAEEWRSRGAIILHVLRGGEVIGALALSDEIRAESRDAVRALHKLGVEVVMITGDAEAVANTVADELGIDRVLAGVRPEDKAAEVLKLQGEGKRVAMVGDGVNDAPALAQADVGLAIGAGTDVAIASAGVILASDDPRSVVSVIELSKATYRKMRQNLWWAAGYNLLSVPLAAGVLAPIGFVLPMSVGAILMSLSTVVVALNAQLLRRLDLRPEVTTQRVLQS
- a CDS encoding MarR family winged helix-turn-helix transcriptional regulator; the protein is MPELGQGEREIELADQLTFQLYAASRAMVAAYRKELQPFNLTYTQYLTMRAVWSGDGRPVTELCAELELDSGTISPLLTRLESGGFISRERVGNDGRQVRVFCTELGRHLQAQLMHLPGSVAEASAISEPEIERLCGMLGSLREAVRGGV
- a CDS encoding YchJ family protein; the protein is MTALNPSAPCPCGFGDPYLKCCGPIHGGSPAPTAAQLMRSRYSAFAIGDEAYLLRTWHPGTRPRELELDGTTRWLRLIVEEAELGGPFDDTGYVTFSAIGRTPEGRFEQRERSRFAREHGNWFYVDGIEPPN
- a CDS encoding GntR family transcriptional regulator, whose protein sequence is MQLDDSRPIWAQLVDEFRRRIASGEWPTGLKVPSVRELALELGVNPNTVQKALGEVDRLGLTLAERTAGRFVTRDEVAIASARTALAAAQATAFVATAKGLGMTLPETVQLLEQRWAEASDAAQTERTPDE
- a CDS encoding ABC transporter ATP-binding protein, yielding MSEHHLPPSSPAIEVRGLSKAYRGRPALAGLDLSLQPGQIVGLMGDNGSGKTTLLKILAGVLAEWEGGVQIAGSEPGAASKALVSFLPDASFLPDAHKPADSIAQYARFFEDFDTSQAREMVDFFGLPWDRSLKEMSKGMREKLQISLAMSRRARVYLLDEPISGVDPASRDVILRGILSNFADDALMLVSTHLIQDVESIVDSVVFLRGGKVLLQGAADDLREEHGVSLDALFRKVYAA
- a CDS encoding diaminopimelate decarboxylase codes for the protein MNDSARRSQILTAARAQGLLHEEHSPLVAFLDWERVQLNVEHLLGAFPRDIPVLHAFAVKANPLVPVLARLGELGMGAEVASDGELSAALAAGITPDKLVFDSPAKSWGELRRALGLGAALNVDNFQELARVRALLADAGSDSEIGIRLNPQVGAGSIAAMSTASAHSKFGVPLRDPGMREQLIEAYLASPWLRRAHTHVGSQGCPLELIAEGVNELVRFADEVNARAGHAQIRTLDIGGGLPVDFATDNPLSAFDDYVAALEEGAPRLFSGDYEIVTEFGRSILAKHGFIATYVEYTKQVGGRRVAITHAGAQVATRTVFMPDAWPLRVEGFDSAGGSKPTAITEVQDVAGPCCFAGDLVARGRELPLLEPGDLVALLDTGAYYASNPFHYNSLPVPPVYGIENAGTAPEFTEIRGAVRHELQVVR
- a CDS encoding response regulator, encoding MQTHHQVRAPAIAARGTRRRDLTPDREGALAEPTKIVLVEDHPIVRLGVATVLGARDDLTVVAEAANSAAALAAVADTSPGLVILPLRLGGVNGGLELCRALKSTERGPRVMMYTSYTHHTDATLAFLSGADSFLTKDHPEGRLVETVRATARGNRVWLVGPDAEGETRSIEARVRGASLTQREQEVLGFMLQRYTNQEIAKELFVGVPTVKTHVSNVLQKLGVNSRKALFA
- a CDS encoding class I SAM-dependent RNA methyltransferase, with protein sequence MSEQREGTPLEIGSEIELEITGIAHGGVSVARHEGRVVFVADAIPGERVLARVTDQKKKSFARAAVTRVIDASEDRREHVWAEASLERDPAERAGGAEFGHIDLARQRVLKAEVLVDSMARFGDIELAGEDGEDFRETLAELVEPADGDDEANGLGYRTRVRLHVDPETGAVGPYAARSRTVVPVSSLPLATAGVNQIAPLTEAMQGLQTIDLIDPANDDPRMLITETGQKERRGEKDLVAELVEDRGFIVRAGGFWQVHREAPAMLFGAVHDAISDLIEAGQFDPAAGNLDLYGGAGLLAAAVAEAAGPGLKITSVESDPDATDNAAENLSEIVGARALTARVDKYLRELLDAAAPVRDRLRRGTIVLDPPRSGAGGDVTQQLAELAPANIVYVACDPVALSRDTKSLLDSGYDLLELRAFDIFPHTHHFESLAVFSRAE